AAGTTGCACGCCACGTAAAGCAATGCAAAAACGACCCAGCGCCGCATGATCACACCCTAGTTGTGGCACGGTCTCCCGACCGTGACACTTTTGCGACCGTAGGTCTCCTCCTCTGAATCGTGGCACGGTCGGGAGACCGTGCCACAACGCGCTGCCTGACGCAACGACCCTGGCGGATTTTGACGACGCGCGCAACGCCCTATTTCCTCAAATAATCCCCCACCGACGGCAGCTTCCCATGCACATCCGGCCCGAAATACCGCAGGCCCACCAGCGGTTCGCTCCCGGTGTTTTCAATTTCCACGCCGCGCTTCGCTGCGGTGTGCGTGATGAACACTTCGTCCTCGGTTTCCTGGCCGAAGTGGATCATCGCCGGCGTTTGTAGCGCCAGCTTGCCCATCCGGCCGCGGCCTTGGACCGTGATCCAGCCGCTCGCGCCGGGGTCTTTGAGCGTGCATTTCGCGCCGGGCTCAATGGTCAGTTCCTTGGCGCTGAAGAGTTGTTCGCCGTCGACCTTGCCGTAGACGATCCACTTGTCGGTGTAGCCTTGGCCCGAGGCCGTTTCATCGACGATCGGCTCCAGGTAGTTGTGGTCCTTGAAGTGCGTGTCGACGTTCTTGTCCCAGTCGAGTTGCTCGATGATGAAGTCGAGGTCCTGGTGCTTGTCCTTCGGCACGTCTTTCACGAGCAGCGACCACGGCACTTCGCGCCCTTCGACCAGCGACTGGAACATCCCGAACACGTCGGAGCCCCATTGCGGTTCGTAGGTGCAGAGCGAGCCCGGCGCGTGCAGCACGCCCGGCGGAATCAACCAGCCGGTGCCGCGCTTCAGGCGATACGCGCGGGAGAGATCAAGAATGCCGTTGTCGCCTTGCGCCCAGTTCTCCAGGCACTTGCGCAGTTGCGCCTTCGTGGTGCCTGGCTCCAGGCCCATGAAGGTGTACGCAAAATTGTTGTCGACGTTGTTGTACTGCGGCGGGAAGTAATAGCTCTCCGGCTTCCCTTCCTGGCCAGTCAGCGCGGCGTGCTCGAAGCCCTGGTGCATGTGATGGGGGATCGGCCCCATGTTGTCGAAGAATTTCGAGTAGACCGGCCACTTCTGGAAGCGATCGAACAAGTCGTCGCCGATCAGCCGCACGCCGTCCTCGGCCACCGCGTCCTTGAGCAAGAACTGCTGCGCGCCGAACGTGACAAAGCTCAGCCCCTCGTGCCAGACGCGGCCGTCGTTGGCGGCCTCGGTTGTGCTGGCGAACCACCGCTCGTCGATCCCGCCGCGATGCGCCCCGTAGGCGTACCAATCATTCGGCGCCAGCTTGATCCGCTTCCCAGGATGCAAAAAGCTCCGGGGCACCCAGGTCGGCGTCAGCCGCAACAACCCGTCGCCGGCCTCCATGGCCTGAGCCAGCGGCTTGGCGACACTATCCCCTTTGACAACATTCGAACTGGCGGCCATGGGAGCGGATTCCTAATCGAAGCAAAGTCGAGTGGTGGGCGGAAGTTGCGGCGCAAGCGCCAAGGCCGGCGCACGCAAATGCCCGGCAGCACCCTGTTTTATTCCCCGGTCGGTGGCTTCGCAAGCGGCGGAGAATATGCGAGGCAGCCCATGGCACGACAGCGTGGCTCCCCAGCACTTCAACATTGCCTTGCTGGTGCGTTCGCTGGCTCGGGAATACCTCCAGCCGTCTGCGCATCTAAAGTGATGAATCGAAGTGTTGTTTCTAGTTCACACTACTCGTGTTTGGAGACACGTCGATGGTCGCCCGCATACTGGCAGCATTCCTGCTCATCCCGTCGCTACCTTCGTCCTCCGCGTCGGCCTGCGGCGCCGTTGGCCCTTCCGGCAAGCCCGTGGTGAACGCCGATCAAACTGTCATCCTCATTTGGGACGCCGCGACGAAGACCCAGCATTTCATTCGCCAGGCGTCGTTCAAGAGCGAGGCCGACGACTTCGGATTTCTGGTGCCGACGCCCAGCCTGCCCGAACTCGAAGAATCCGGCAACGATGCGTTTCCATTTCTGCTTAAACTGACTGAGCCGGACAAGCGAAAAGTCTCACGCCCCAGCGGCGGCTTCGGGTGCGGCTGCGGAGGCGCATCGAACCCCGTAACGGCGACGACTGCCGCCGTCGAGGTTGTGGCCGAAAAGCTGGTTGCCGGTTTCCAGGCAGTCGTGCTCAAGGCGGATTCAGTCGACGCGCTCGTCGGCTGGCTCAAAGACCACGGCTACGCCTATTCGCCCGAGATCGAAGCTTGGGCGAAGCTGTATGTCGAGGCCGGGTGGAAGTTCACGACGCTCAAAGTTGCCAAGGACAATCATGGCGATGAGACGAACGTAGCCGCTTCGGCATTGCGCATAAGTTTCCAGACCGACCGACCGCTGTTTCCGTATCGCGAACCGGATTCAAGAGGTTCGGCCGAAGGCCTGGGGGCGCGACATCGCCTGTTGCGAATCTATTTTCTCGGCGAGGCCCGTTACCAAGGAGAACTCACCCAGGAAATCGCCTGGACAGGCAAGGTCGCCTGGGCGAACAAGCTCAGCGCCGAGGATCGCAGTAAGACGCTGGAACTGCTGAAGCTGCCGGAATCGACAGGGCCCGCAGACTTTTGGCTGACGGAGTTTGAAGACAACTGGCCCTATCGAGTGGCGCCCGCTGACCTCTATTTCGCCCGCGACGCTAACCAAGGGAATGTAGAGCGCGATCCGATTATCGAGTACGCATCTTCCTCCTCGCCCGTGGACGTCATGGCATACACGCTCGCCTTCGCCGTAGTCCTGACCCCTTGGCTCCGTCGCTTTCGCCGCGGCAATTGTGCGGCGTAGGTGGCTCGCTATGAGCCATTCAAGTACTCGACGTCGCACTCAATCAGGCGATTCCATTCCAGTTCCGTACGTCAGGCGCCGCGTTTGAAACGCTTCGGCGATGGTTGCAAATGACCGTTGCAGCGTCCCGATCGAACCACTGAGGTTTGCCTGACAAAATGACGTCGCTTGTCAGGCACGATTTCGCGGAACCTCTAGGACGTCGCATCGGTGATTCGCTTGCAACGCCGTCGACTTCGTCGGCGGTGCCTGACCGACGTATGGTGACCGCAAAGCCGCTGGTTAAGTGAGCAATTCAGACGTTCGCATTGGCCCTATGGCGGAGGAGACCTACGGTTGGAAAACCGTCACGGTTCGGAGCCCGTGACACAGCAGAGATCGTGTTGCACAGCAACTGATGCCGAGCGCCATCAACACCCAGGCGGCTGGCTCCGGTACGGCCAGCGGTCCCGCCTCGCCAAAGTTGTTGCGCACCGCGTTGAGGTCGGCGATGTTAATGCGACCATCCCAATCCACGTCCCCAGTGAGGCCGATTCCGCTGGCCCCAAAGGAGTTTCGGACGGCATTCAGATCGGCCACGGTGACGCGACAATCGCCATTCGCATCTCCCGCGGGGCATTCGGTGAATGGCTCGTACACAACCAGTCCCGGGCGCATCAACGAGTCGTCCGCCATCAGGAACTCGAGCGCTAGGTCGCGCTTGGCGAGCGGATCGAACAGTATTCCCAGTCGAATCCGCGCGCCGGGGCCCAACACGTTCGCAGCCAGCGGATTCAGTTCGGCCAACATTTTCTCGCTGGGATTCGCTTCCATCCAGGAATCAAGATCACGGTCCGCGAAGCTGCTCCATGCGCCATCCTGCGGATTCAAGGACCCGTTTTTTGAAGAGATGCGATAGCCGTCGATCGGCACTTCCAACGACGACTGGTTCTCGAGGATCGCTGCTCCGGATTCTGGATCAATCACCAGCACCACGTCATTGCGCCAACCGTGGAATTCGACCGCGGCGCTCAGTGTTTGCTCGGACGGATCGAAATACCGAAATCGCAGATCCTGCACATACGCTTCACCGAGGGCGCCTGGCAGAAAATGATAAGCCTTGCCGAGTGTGAAGGTCTCGCTGGGCGCCAACGTCATCGTCCCGAGCGGATTCAATTCCGACAGCCGAGACGCGTTGGGATTCGCCTCCTGCCAATCCGCGAATCCTTGGTCAGCGAGACTTCGCCAGCCATTGTCTTCGAACGCCAAATGTCCGCCGGGCGAAGTCAGCGAGTAACCATCGAAATGGACGACCTCGGCCGAGGTATTTTGCACCACGACTTGGCCGTGCTGGCGGTCAACGCGCACCGTCAGCCCGCCCGATGCGGCCAGCGCGAAGCGACCCACGACGGCGCGATGATCGGAAGGGTAAGGCGTGACCACCAAATCGGCGAGGGCGTCGTTCTCTCCCACGACGATGGCGTCGATCGGATCGACCAACTCGCCGGCGTGATAGACAATATCAATCCGGTCATGGACTTCGTCCGGCCCGTCCAGAGGCGTCCACGTGTCTCCGCGACGTTCCACCGGATTTGAATGCACCGCGCGATAGGAATCCGTTAACCCAGCCTGCTCCGCCTTGATCGACGCGGGCCAGGCGAC
The sequence above is drawn from the Planctomycetia bacterium genome and encodes:
- a CDS encoding DUF2330 domain-containing protein, which codes for MVARILAAFLLIPSLPSSSASACGAVGPSGKPVVNADQTVILIWDAATKTQHFIRQASFKSEADDFGFLVPTPSLPELEESGNDAFPFLLKLTEPDKRKVSRPSGGFGCGCGGASNPVTATTAAVEVVAEKLVAGFQAVVLKADSVDALVGWLKDHGYAYSPEIEAWAKLYVEAGWKFTTLKVAKDNHGDETNVAASALRISFQTDRPLFPYREPDSRGSAEGLGARHRLLRIYFLGEARYQGELTQEIAWTGKVAWANKLSAEDRSKTLELLKLPESTGPADFWLTEFEDNWPYRVAPADLYFARDANQGNVERDPIIEYASSSSPVDVMAYTLAFAVVLTPWLRRFRRGNCAA
- a CDS encoding endonuclease/exonuclease/phosphatase family protein, with translation MTVESRWRWKSILIGAYICAVLSISVANGAELKVMTFNILHGGTALGQPLTKTVEAIETSGADLIGLQEQSGSTAALADMLGFYHHVQDGDISVLSRYPITQTLSSGVEVALPSGEPAYLFNVHLAAYPYQPYDIRDGLISTEVQVIAAAQAARGAAMSRTLETMSPYLTNGAPVFLVGDFNEPSHLDWTAEAADAGMNFGMKVAWPASIKAEQAGLTDSYRAVHSNPVERRGDTWTPLDGPDEVHDRIDIVYHAGELVDPIDAIVVGENDALADLVVTPYPSDHRAVVGRFALAASGGLTVRVDRQHGQVVVQNTSAEVVHFDGYSLTSPGGHLAFEDNGWRSLADQGFADWQEANPNASRLSELNPLGTMTLAPSETFTLGKAYHFLPGALGEAYVQDLRFRYFDPSEQTLSAAVEFHGWRNDVVLVIDPESGAAILENQSSLEVPIDGYRISSKNGSLNPQDGAWSSFADRDLDSWMEANPSEKMLAELNPLAANVLGPGARIRLGILFDPLAKRDLALEFLMADDSLMRPGLVVYEPFTECPAGDANGDCRVTVADLNAVRNSFGASGIGLTGDVDWDGRINIADLNAVRNNFGEAGPLAVPEPAAWVLMALGISCCATRSLLCHGLRTVTVFQP